The Actinomycetota bacterium genome segment AGTATGAAGGTATTGATGATGGTTGTAGAAGTTTAATCAGTTATTTAAGTAAAAAATTTGGGGTCATCCATGGTTAAAAAGATAGGCTTGGCTATATTGCTTTTTTTTATATTGCTGGGTACTGGCTGTAGAAGCTATGACCATAGTGTGGACATAGGATATTTTTTTAAAACTGGGCCTGAAAAAGCAGTTCTGGATTTTCTGCAGGCCATGGAAAATCATGATCCCGGATATCTTTATGACCAACTGCTGCTTAATAAGGATAAAAATAATATAAGCAGGGATCGCTATATTGAAGAATTTAAGGGTATACTGTCAGATGTCCAGCAGATTGAAGTATCCGAGACCGTATATTTGGGCTATGAGGCAAATATGAGTAAGGTGGTAGCCGAGTTTTCTGTAATCTATATGAATGGTGATTTAAAAGAATATAAAAAATATATTTACCTGCAGGAAGAAAATGGCAGGTGGAAAATAGTTTTTGAAAAAACCTTCATATAATATATAATGATATTTAAAAAAAAATATTATATTTTAATTTAAAAAATACTTAACCATTATGGGGCCTTTAATTAAAAATAAATGGGTAATTATAGGGTTATCGCTGGTGTTGGCAGCTGCGGTGGGGGGAAATGGATGTGCTTATCAGCCTGTTCAAACCATCGATGCTTCTAGCGGTTTTAATAATCAGGACAAGGAAAATGTTTTAAGTTCAGAGCTGACAGCATTGCTGGAAAAAGTAATAAATCCTCCCATAGTAACTTCCCACGGTTCAGAAGAAATCATCTATTCCGGCTCAGAAAGGCAGCTAATTTTTGTCAAAGGTTACGCTACCCCCGGCCACAAAATTCAGGTATATGTTAACGGTTTGCTGCAGGCTGATTCTATCAGGACCGATAGCGATGGCTTTTTTGAAACCATGGAGGGCCTGGAAGTAGTGGAAGGCAGAAACAGGATAGAAGTGACAGCAGTATCCGGAGCCCAAAAAAGCCAACCCACCAAATTTAATATAACGGTTAAAGTTACTGATAAAATACAGTATTCAATTTATCAGGATAGCCAAAACTTAAAACAAATACAGGATGTGTATTACCTGAAAGATGGATATCCCTTGGTCTATATTGCCGGTAACTACCTGGCTGCCAGTAAAATATTCTTACAAGTAAATGATAAAATAGTTTCTGAGGGGGAGTCTGATTCAGAGGGAATATTTTCTTTTTCTGAAGTAGCTTTGCGCAAGGGGGAAAATGATGTCTCTTTATGGGGAATGACCCAGGATGGCATAATCAGCCAGCCAGTGTCTGTGTCGGTTTTGGTAACCGAAGATAGTGAGAGCCCTTATCCCTCCAGCCTTTCAGGATATAACGATGGGTTCGGCAACCACCTGTCCTGGAGTTGTTCTTATGACCAGAATTTCTATGCTTATAAGCTGGTCCGGGTAACTGATCCCTGTCTTAATCCTGAATATCCTGACCATGATGTGGTTGCTACCTTTAACGATTTGGAAATATCAAGCTATACTGATGAGGATGCAGAGGAAGGGCATTCTTATTTTTATACCCTATGGACCTTGGACAGGGCGGGTAATGCCATATCTAGCAATGTATTGGCTATGCCTGCACCTGTATATAGCATAGATATTGAAAAAATTGCTCCCTTTGGTGATAATGTGATAGGCAGGCGTGAATGGTATTATCAGTATTTTAAAATTACCAATAAAGGTAATGTAACTATAGATTTACAGCCAATTATGGTGTGGTTAAAACTTGATCCTGAGCCAGACTTGGATAAGAATATGTGGCCCCTGTGGGAAGCCCATATATGGGATCCGGACAGCGGACAGTATTATTACAGCAATGAGGTCATAGAACAGACCTATATTGCAGATTATTGGGCTTTAGATGAAATTACCCAAATTGGAGAAGTTTATACTTATGAAGATGAAGAAGAAAAACAAATAGAGGTAAGGGATATAATTACTAAACAAACCAGGGACGGAGAAGGGAAAAGGGTTATGGTAACCACTACCTTTACCGAAGAGGTAGAAACCGGTAATATAGTTGAAGGTAAAGAGGCTGAAACCAGCCAGGTTTTGGTAGGGCCGGAAAAGATTGGATCGGTTATCGAGGACCTGAAACCCGGACAGTCTGTTAAGCTGGCGGTAAAGGTACAGAATATATCTGCTGGAAACGGGGACCGCATTACCCTTCATTTCCACTTTGCCCCTGTTGACTGTGCTGGTTATTTCTATACTGATGAAGAAGTTTCCACCAGGGATATTACAGTAATCAGCAGTGGAAGAAATTAGATAGGAGGTATTTAAATTATGTCAGGCGAGAAGAAGAAAAAAGAAAAGATGTCAAAGGAAGAACTGGCAGGTAAAATTAATCCAGAATCATCCATGGAAACGGAGGAGCTGGTAGAAGAAATTGAGCTTCTGCAAAAAGAGCTGGATGAGTATAAAAAACTGGAAGATGAATATATGGATCGTATAAAAAGACTCCAGGCGGATTACGAAAATTACCGTAAAAGAACGCTAAAGGAGCATATGGAGCATATCAAAAGGGCTAATAAAGACCTAATAGAGAAGCTCTTGCCGGTAATAGATAATTTTGAAAGGGCCCTGGACGCAGGTAGGCAAACAGGACATCAAAGTGACCAGTTTTATGAGGGTGTACTGATGATATATAATAACCTTATGGAAGTATTGGGCAAAGAAGGTCTTATGGTGATAAGCCCTAAAGGAGAAGAATTTGATCCGCAGATTTGTGAAGCTGCAGTAACAGAATCAGTGGAAGGGATAGAAGAAGGTGTAATTTTAGAAGTGCTGAGAAAGGGCTATAAACTTAAGGATTACCTTATTAGACCAGCAGTGGTCAAAGTTTGTAAATAATAAATAGAGGATGGTAGGGGTTGAGTAAAAAATTATTATTCGGTTGTCTGTTTGGTTTCATCGGGGTCATTATCATAGTTGGCCTAATTCTTTTCGGTTATGTGGTAGATGCCAGGAACAATATGGCTGCCCAAGAAATTGAGGTGGAGAATTCATGGGCCCAGGTACAGAATGTTTACCAGAGAAGGCTGGATTTAATACCTAATGTAGTAGCCAGCGTGGAAGCTTACATGCAGTTGGAAAAAGATATTTTTAAAGAGATTGCTGATGCCAGAAAGGGCATTACTGAAGCCCAGTCTCCCCAGCAGCTGGAAAATGCTAATGAACCTATCAATAGTTTTTTGCGGGATTTAAGGGTGGTAGTGGAAGATACACCGGAGCTAAAATCCAGTGAAACCGTAAGGGAACTCATTGTAGAGCTGGAAGGAAGCGAGAACCGGATTGCACAGGAAAGGCGGAGGTTTAATGAAACAGTTAGGGATTACAATACCTATATAAAAATGTTTCCCCGTAATATGATTGCCGGTTGGTTTAATTTTACTCCCAAGAGCTTCTTTGAAGCAGAAGAAGGGGCAGAACAGGCCCCTGAAGTAAATATTGAATTGGATTAGCAGACCAGGTTAATGATTATAGTAAAAAGATTTCGTTACTTAATCCTATTTCTTCTACTGTTAATAGTTTTCGCACCGGGACTGCTGCATGCTCAGGATATAGAATTGCCTGATTATACCGGGTATGTAAATGATTTTGCGAAAGTTATAGATGCCGATACCGTGTCCCGGTTGGAGAGCCTTATATCCCAGATAGAAGCAGAAACTACCGCAGAGATTGCGGTAGTAACCATTGAAAGCTTGCAGGGAAAAGTTATCGAGGACTATGCCATAGAGCTTTTTTCTCAATGGGGAATAGGCAAGGAGGACCAGGATAACGGGGTATTGCTGCTGGTGGCCATAGAGGATAGGACTCTCAGGTTAGAGATAGGATATGGGCTGGAGGGCGCTATAACTGATGTGGAATCAAAAAGAATACTGGAAAATAGCGTAATACCCCAGTTCAAGGAAGGAAATTACAGCCAAGGCATTTATGCCGGGGTGGAAGCAGTAGCGGCCCATATCTATGATGAAGCCAATATCGAGTCTGACCTGGCCCTTCCCGCAGTGGAAACCAGTACCGGAAGTTCTTCTTTCCCTTATGTGTTTATTTATTGCTGCCTGCCGCCCTTCATTTTAATTTCTCTCATTATATTTCTGGTTAACCTGGTTAGAAGAAGATGCCCCCAATGCCGGCGTTTTTTCAAGCTAAAAATTAAAGAAACGGTATTAAAAAGGGCTACTTTCACTCAATCCGGGCAAAAAAAAGTGGAGAGATGGTGTACCGTTTGTGATTTTGCTGACCAGAAAATAGTAAAAATTCCTACAAAAACCCATAGCAGCGGTACCTGGTTGGGAGGCGGAGGCAGCGGCTCTTCCGGAGGCGGTTTTGGGGGGTTTGGAGGAGGCTCTTCCGGAGGAGGCGGAGCTAGCGGAAGATGGTAGCAGGGTATTTATTTACCGGCCTAAAATGTGGCCTGCCTGGTACCAGCTTTTAAAATTTACAGGGTTTTACATTTAAGGTCTTTATTTATTGGGGCCAATAAAATAAAATCAATTATTAAATACTGGTTAGCAGCTCACAATAGCTGGATAATTAAAATTAACTATAAGCTATTGGAGGTGATATTTTTTTGAAATAATTATTTTAATTTTGAAAACATGGTTTTAAAACCTTCTATTGACATAGAAACCAGGAAGGGCATGGTGAGTAAGCTTTGTACAAGATATTGGGTAAACAAAAACTGACTGCCGACATTGACCGGTTTGAAGTAGAAGCTCCGCTTATAGCCAGGAAAGCGGCAGCGGGGCAATTTGTAATGGTAAGGATAGATGAGCAGGGAGAGAGAATACCGCTTACTATTGCCGATTTTGACCAAGAAAAGGGCATCATATCCCTTGTATCCATGATAGCTGGTAAAAGCACTGATATGTTTTCCAGAATGGAGCAGGGAGAAAGTCTGGCAGATGTAGTGGGTCCTTTGGGCAAACCTAGTGAAATAGAGAAATTTGGAAATGTAGTATGTGTTGGCGGAGGAGTAGGAATAGCTCCCATAATGCCTATTGCCAGGGCTTTAAAACAGGCAGGCAATTATATTGTATCTATTATTGGAGCCAGAAACAGTGACGGTCTCATACTGGAAAAAGAAATGGACCAGATAAGTGACCAGCTCTATATTTGTACTGATGATGGAAGTAAGGGTTTTGGAGGATTTGTTTCTGATTTTTTAGATAAATTCCTAGAAGGGGATCAGCTTAAGGTAGACAGGGTGGTGGCTATCGGCCCCGCACCCATGATGGCGGCAGTAAGCAAAGTAACCAAGCCTTATGGCATTAAAACCATAGTTTCTCTTAACTCTATCATGGTTGATGGCACCGGGATGTGCGGAGCTTGCAGGGTGGAAGTAGGAAAAAAAACCAAGTTTGTTTGTGTGGATGGTCCTGAATTTGACGGGCATCAGGTAGATTTTGATTTATTGTTTGCAAGGCAGAAGATGTACTGTGACCAGGAGCAGGAAGCTTACCAGGGTTACCAGCATGAATGTAGATGCAAGCAAAATAGTTAATGTTTCTTGAAGAAAGGATATATCCAAAGTCATGGCAGATAAGGTAAATAAGAAGGTTAAGAAAAAAAAGATACCCAGAACCAAGATGCCTCAGCAGGATGCAGGCAAAAGGGTTAAGAATTTTAATGAGGTGGCCTTAGGCTATACCATGGAAGATGCTTTAAAGGAAGCTGAAAGGTGTCTGCAGTGCAAAAAACCTAGATGCATTGACGGCTGCCCGGTAGAAATTGATATAAAGAGTTTTATTGATCTTTTAGGACAGAAAAAATTTGACCAGGCCATTGCAAAAATCAGGGAGAAGAACTCGCTCCCTGCTATATGCGGCCGGGTTTGTCCCCAGGAAGACCAGTGTGAAAAAGAATGTATTTTAGGCATAAAGGATGAACCGGTAGCCATAGGCAGGCTGGAAAGGTACCTGGGGGATATGGCCATGAAAAAAAACCTGGTAGATACAGGCATGATGGTTTCTAAAGAAACAGCCCAGAAAAATTCACAGCACCAGATAGCTATTATAGGGAGCGGTCCGGCAGGTCTGGCCTGTGCCAGTGAACTGGCTAAAATGGGCTATAAGGTAACCATATTTGAAGCCCTTCATAAGGCAGGGGGCGTTTTAGTTTACGGAATCCCCGAATTCAGGCTGCCCAAGAAAGTGCTTCAAAAAGAAATAGACAGCCTTAAGGATCTGGGAGTAGAAATAAAGCTGGACATGGTTATAGGCAAAATCCTGTCAATCCAGGATTTATTTGATGAAGGGTATGAGTCAGTATTTATAGCTACAGGGGCAGGACTCCCTTATTTTATGGGAATAGAAGGGGAAAACCTTAATGGGGTATATTCCGCCAATGAATATCTGACCCGTTCCAACCTGATGAAAGCTTATAATTTTCCCAAAAGCGATACCCCTATAAAAAAAGCACCCCGGGTAGCAGTAATAGGCGGGGGCAATGTAGCCATGGATTCAGCCAGGACAGCCAAGCGGCTGGGGGCAGAACATGTATACTTGGTATACAGGAGAAGCGAGCAGGAAATGCCAGCCAGAAGGGAAGAAGCGGAACATGCCAAAGAGGAGGGAATAGAATTTGTATTGCTAACCAACCCGGTAAAAATAATTGGCAAAGATGGATGGGTGGAAAAATTAAGGGTTATAAAGATGGAGCTGGGTGAGCCGGATCAATCCGGCAGGAAGAGGCCTATCCCAGTGGAAGGGTCTGAATACGACCTGGATGTGGATGTAGTAGTAATGGCTATAGGACAGGGACCCAATCCGCTGCTTCTTGCCGATACCCCTGAGCTTAAGCTAAACAAATGGGGGAATATAGACGCAGATCCAGAAACCGGAAAAACAAATTTAAAAGGCGTATTTGCCGGGGGAGATATAGTTACCGGAGCAGCAACAGTTATACTGGCTATGGGAGCTGGAAAAAAGGCTGCCCATGCCATTGATCAGTATATAAACAGTGGTAAATGGTAATAAATTGGAGGTTTGTTATGAGAATTAATATAAAGATATTAACCTTAATGATGGCAGTAATAGTATTATTGTCTCTTATTGGTACTGGCTGTGGAGCTTCTTCTGCCATACAAGAGGAAATGTTTCCTGCCGATACCCCTGCGGCTGAAGCCCCTGCCTATAATGAGTCGGTGGAAAAAGAAATGGATTATGCCTCTGCCGAATCAGCAGCTACCGAAGAGATGGCTGAAGCGGGAGCAGCAGATTACATTAATACGCCACCCATGGAAAGAAAAATCATAAAGAGTTCCTATATAGAGCTGGGAATAGAAACAGGGCAATTTCAGGATACATTGTTTGAAATAACCCGGCTGGCAGAGCAGCATGGTGGTTTCGTCAGCAATTCAGAAAGCTATTCCAATGCAGAAGGAATGCTTACCAGTGGAAGGGCAACCATCAGGGTTCCGTCAGATAGGTTTGACCAGGTTCTGGATATTATAAAGGCTATGGGTACTGTTAATAATATAAGTATGTCCGGCCAGGATGTAACTGAAGAATATGTAGATCTGGAAAGCAGGTTAAGAAACCTGAAAGTTCAGGAAGAGGTACTCCTGGACCTAATGGAGCAGTCTAAGTCAGTGGAAGACAGCATACAGGTACAAAGGGAGCTCAGTAATGTTCAGGGAGAAATTGAGGTTCTGCAGGGAAGACTTAATTATTTAGACAACCTGGTTTCTTTCTCTACCATAGAGGTTTATCTTACTGAACCTACCACCGTCAGAGAGTCTTCTTCCTGGGGTTTCTTTGATGCCCTTAAAAGAGGGGCCAGGGGTGCAGTAAGGGTGTTTAACGGCCTTATATCAGGTATTATAATAATGAGCCCGATT includes the following:
- a CDS encoding NTF2-like N-terminal transpeptidase domain-containing protein; this encodes MVKKIGLAILLFFILLGTGCRSYDHSVDIGYFFKTGPEKAVLDFLQAMENHDPGYLYDQLLLNKDKNNISRDRYIEEFKGILSDVQQIEVSETVYLGYEANMSKVVAEFSVIYMNGDLKEYKKYIYLQEENGRWKIVFEKTFI
- the grpE gene encoding nucleotide exchange factor GrpE produces the protein MSGEKKKKEKMSKEELAGKINPESSMETEELVEEIELLQKELDEYKKLEDEYMDRIKRLQADYENYRKRTLKEHMEHIKRANKDLIEKLLPVIDNFERALDAGRQTGHQSDQFYEGVLMIYNNLMEVLGKEGLMVISPKGEEFDPQICEAAVTESVEGIEEGVILEVLRKGYKLKDYLIRPAVVKVCK
- a CDS encoding LemA family protein, encoding MSKKLLFGCLFGFIGVIIIVGLILFGYVVDARNNMAAQEIEVENSWAQVQNVYQRRLDLIPNVVASVEAYMQLEKDIFKEIADARKGITEAQSPQQLENANEPINSFLRDLRVVVEDTPELKSSETVRELIVELEGSENRIAQERRRFNETVRDYNTYIKMFPRNMIAGWFNFTPKSFFEAEEGAEQAPEVNIELD
- a CDS encoding TPM domain-containing protein: MIIVKRFRYLILFLLLLIVFAPGLLHAQDIELPDYTGYVNDFAKVIDADTVSRLESLISQIEAETTAEIAVVTIESLQGKVIEDYAIELFSQWGIGKEDQDNGVLLLVAIEDRTLRLEIGYGLEGAITDVESKRILENSVIPQFKEGNYSQGIYAGVEAVAAHIYDEANIESDLALPAVETSTGSSSFPYVFIYCCLPPFILISLIIFLVNLVRRRCPQCRRFFKLKIKETVLKRATFTQSGQKKVERWCTVCDFADQKIVKIPTKTHSSGTWLGGGGSGSSGGGFGGFGGGSSGGGGASGRW
- a CDS encoding sulfide/dihydroorotate dehydrogenase-like FAD/NAD-binding protein, translated to MYKILGKQKLTADIDRFEVEAPLIARKAAAGQFVMVRIDEQGERIPLTIADFDQEKGIISLVSMIAGKSTDMFSRMEQGESLADVVGPLGKPSEIEKFGNVVCVGGGVGIAPIMPIARALKQAGNYIVSIIGARNSDGLILEKEMDQISDQLYICTDDGSKGFGGFVSDFLDKFLEGDQLKVDRVVAIGPAPMMAAVSKVTKPYGIKTIVSLNSIMVDGTGMCGACRVEVGKKTKFVCVDGPEFDGHQVDFDLLFARQKMYCDQEQEAYQGYQHECRCKQNS
- the gltA gene encoding NADPH-dependent glutamate synthase, translating into MADKVNKKVKKKKIPRTKMPQQDAGKRVKNFNEVALGYTMEDALKEAERCLQCKKPRCIDGCPVEIDIKSFIDLLGQKKFDQAIAKIREKNSLPAICGRVCPQEDQCEKECILGIKDEPVAIGRLERYLGDMAMKKNLVDTGMMVSKETAQKNSQHQIAIIGSGPAGLACASELAKMGYKVTIFEALHKAGGVLVYGIPEFRLPKKVLQKEIDSLKDLGVEIKLDMVIGKILSIQDLFDEGYESVFIATGAGLPYFMGIEGENLNGVYSANEYLTRSNLMKAYNFPKSDTPIKKAPRVAVIGGGNVAMDSARTAKRLGAEHVYLVYRRSEQEMPARREEAEHAKEEGIEFVLLTNPVKIIGKDGWVEKLRVIKMELGEPDQSGRKRPIPVEGSEYDLDVDVVVMAIGQGPNPLLLADTPELKLNKWGNIDADPETGKTNLKGVFAGGDIVTGAATVILAMGAGKKAAHAIDQYINSGKW
- a CDS encoding DUF4349 domain-containing protein, with product MRINIKILTLMMAVIVLLSLIGTGCGASSAIQEEMFPADTPAAEAPAYNESVEKEMDYASAESAATEEMAEAGAADYINTPPMERKIIKSSYIELGIETGQFQDTLFEITRLAEQHGGFVSNSESYSNAEGMLTSGRATIRVPSDRFDQVLDIIKAMGTVNNISMSGQDVTEEYVDLESRLRNLKVQEEVLLDLMEQSKSVEDSIQVQRELSNVQGEIEVLQGRLNYLDNLVSFSTIEVYLTEPTTVRESSSWGFFDALKRGARGAVRVFNGLISGIIIMSPIVVFLAIIGVIIWAIVRSVKRRRQRKKE